The Lysobacterales bacterium genome has a segment encoding these proteins:
- a CDS encoding LytTR family transcriptional regulator DNA-binding domain-containing protein — translation MSVDRIVRIQGAGDYVELHLDDGSRLLHTATLNDLDAELAPAFLRVHRSHLVNTRRIERLDRSDACTGTLHLRGSDPVPVSRRVMPGVRRALR, via the coding sequence GTGTCGGTCGACCGCATCGTGCGCATCCAGGGCGCCGGCGACTACGTCGAGCTGCACCTGGACGACGGCAGCCGCCTGCTGCACACCGCCACCCTCAACGACCTCGACGCCGAACTCGCCCCCGCCTTCCTGCGCGTGCACCGCTCCCATCTGGTCAACACCCGCCGTATCGAACGCCTGGACCGCAGCGACGCCTGCACCGGCACCCTGCACCTGCGCGGCAGCGACCCGGTGCCGGTGAGCCGGCGGGTGATGCCGGGGGTCAGGCGGGCGTTGAGGTGA